A portion of the Acidobacteriota bacterium genome contains these proteins:
- the cax gene encoding calcium/proton exchanger yields MLKKLFSPENLLNWFLVFVPVAAILELIHANPIAIFAASALAIVPLAGWMGRATEHLAEKLGQGIGGLLNATFGNAAELIIALMALHKGLYEVVKASITGSIIGNILLVLGLSVVVGGLKHPRQVFNKTAAMLGSTMLALSAVGLLMPAVFHLLVKNNSAAEHDLSLEIAIVLIITYALSLVFTLRTHSHLYTGGVDDPEEQAAIGTHGWSQTKSIVILLVATVLVAVMSEFLVGAVEAASHELGLTQIFVGVILVAIIGNAAEHSTAVLVAIKNKMDLAINIAIGSSMQVALFVAPVLVFASYAFGRPMDLIFTSLEVVAISVSVLIVALIAQDGESNWMEGVLLLAVYAILGLTFYFLPA; encoded by the coding sequence ATGCTGAAAAAACTGTTTTCACCTGAAAACCTGCTCAATTGGTTTCTTGTGTTTGTGCCCGTTGCGGCGATTTTGGAATTGATCCACGCCAATCCGATTGCCATCTTTGCGGCTTCCGCACTGGCAATCGTTCCCCTGGCCGGATGGATGGGACGCGCGACGGAGCATCTGGCGGAAAAACTTGGGCAAGGGATTGGCGGATTGCTCAACGCCACGTTCGGAAATGCGGCAGAGTTGATCATTGCCTTGATGGCTTTGCACAAAGGATTGTACGAAGTCGTCAAAGCTTCGATTACAGGCTCGATCATCGGCAACATCCTTTTGGTGCTTGGTTTGAGCGTGGTCGTCGGCGGTTTGAAACATCCTCGCCAGGTGTTCAACAAAACGGCGGCGATGCTCGGTTCAACGATGCTGGCGCTGTCGGCAGTCGGTTTGTTGATGCCTGCTGTTTTCCATTTGCTGGTGAAAAACAATTCCGCCGCTGAACATGATTTAAGCTTGGAAATCGCGATTGTTTTGATCATCACCTACGCATTGAGCCTGGTTTTTACCCTGAGGACGCATTCGCACCTTTATACCGGTGGCGTGGATGATCCCGAAGAGCAGGCAGCGATCGGCACTCATGGATGGAGTCAGACCAAATCCATTGTCATTTTGTTGGTCGCAACAGTTTTGGTCGCCGTGATGAGCGAATTTCTGGTCGGAGCCGTCGAAGCAGCATCGCACGAACTTGGGTTGACCCAGATTTTCGTCGGCGTGATTTTGGTCGCCATCATCGGAAACGCGGCTGAACATTCCACTGCGGTACTGGTTGCGATCAAAAACAAGATGGATTTGGCCATCAACATTGCAATCGGCTCCAGCATGCAGGTGGCGCTGTTTGTCGCTCCGGTTCTTGTCTTTGCCAGCTACGCGTTTGGCAGGCCGATGGACCTGATTTTTACTTCGCTGGAAGTTGTGGCAATTTCGGTATCTGTGTTGATTGTTGCCTTAATTGCCCAGGATGGTGAGTCG